A window from Pichia kudriavzevii chromosome 5, complete sequence encodes these proteins:
- a CDS encoding uncharacterized protein (PKUD0E02540; similar to Saccharomyces cerevisiae YPR045C (THP3); ancestral locus Anc_7.471), translated as MGTSKKKLNKNGSPKAVAGINTTRYSKGSGSEEVSPLSVAKSVSNSKWKDPKTWPPSLHDFIARSFKEASTKNFNSTNTAKFKSQLKSLINMAIESDRIMRNDWDKQEVPLLIGSKSEGLSLYCDNAEIAQKGRAGPEQNISTTNGAKRKNIFGEDESDSEDVTLGEKEPKAMTSSKSISLGDSLKKLKKQKKEPATLPASLPSIPSTSNQMTNQQLKDLRSKRFERELSIPVNHNYKDDVVSTKPIVGRNNNLEKKYLRLTSQPNPDTVRPLKVLKKTLQLLFDKYFDGASYSYLCDQCKSMRQDLTVQNIRHDFTIMAYEFHSKIAIENGDWGEFNQCQSQLKELYAQADLTKPHYFEFLGYRVLYYILTGNNTEVYELELDIETKGLRQNNDDFFSCALELFRHISSSNYYLLSQTVCKIYNRNKEERRQMIKTNDKGRLLITHKDALLLKHNKSYFFTKFVESIMKRENVRSLSTLCAGYRQLPVEFLKRLLCFEDDTAWEGFVEANRLGAFLNDNKTLFNCHQAKYVVEELKNQMFKKIDIKGQI; from the coding sequence ATGGGTACaagtaaaaagaaactaaacaaaaatggCTCTCCTAAGGCTGTAGCTGGGATCAATACTACTAGGTATTCAAAAGGAAGCGGTTCTGAGGAAGTGTCACCATTATCTGTTGCAAAATCTGTCAGCAACTCCAAATGGAAAGACCCCAAAACTTGGCCTCCAAGTTTGCATGATTTTATTGCTAGGTCCTTTAAAGAGGCAAGTACCAAAAACTTTAACTCTACTAATACTGCAAAATTTAAAAGCCAGCTCAAAAGTCTCATCAATATGGCCATAGAATCAGATCGTATAATGAGAAATGATTGGGATAAGCAGGAGGTGCCGCTGCTTATAGGCTCTAAAAGCGAAGGGCTTTCATTATATTGTGACAATGCCGAAATTGCTCAAAAAGGTCGAGCAGGGCCTGAACAAAACATATCCACAACTAATGGCGCCAAAAGAAAGAACATATTTGGCGAAGATGAATCGGATTCAGAAGATGTCACTCTTGGTGAGAAGGAACCAAAAGCCATGACTTCTTCGAAATCCATTTCTTTAGGAGacagtttgaaaaaacttaaaaagCAGAAGAAAGAGCCTGCAACATTGCCTGCTTCCTTGCCATCGattccttcaacttcaaaccAGATGACGAACCAACAACTAAAAGACCTAAGAAGTAAAAGGTTTGAACGTGAGTTATCGATACCAGTGAATCATAATTATAAAGATGATGTTGTATCAACAAAACCTATAGTTGGGAGAAATAAtaatttggagaaaaaataCTTGAGATTGACATCACAGCCTAATCCAGATACAGTTAGAcctttgaaagttttgaagaaaactttGCAGTTACTCTTTGACAAGTATTTTGATGGTGCAAGTTATAGCTATTTATGTGATCAGTGTAAATCAATGCGTCAAGATTTGACTGTCCAAAATATAAGACATGACTTTACAATTATGGCATATGAATTTCACTCTAAGATTGCCATCGAAAATGGTGACTGGGGAGAGTTCAATCAATGCCAGTCGCAGCTAAAGGAACTATACGCCCAAGCAGACTTGACGAAACCACATTACTTCGAATTTCTTGGGTATCGTGTGCTGTACTATATTTTGACAGGAAATAACACTGAAGTTTATGAGCTTGAGCTTGACATAGAGACAAAGGGACTTAGACAAAACAACGACGACTTTTTTAGCTGCGCTTTAGAGTTGTTTAGACATATTTCATCTTCGAATTATTATCTGTTGTCCCAGACTGTCTGTAAAATATACAACagaaataaagaagaaagaagacAAATGATCAAAACCAATGACAAAGGAAGGCTTCTGATCACGCACAAAGATGCATTGTTGCTTAAACATAACAAGTCTTACTTTTTTACTAAATTTGTCGAAAGTATaatgaagagagaaaatgTCAGAAGTTTGTCAACATTATGTGCGGGATATAGGCAGTTGCCGGtggaatttttgaagaGGTTATTGtgttttgaagatgatacTGCATGGGAAGGGTTTGTTGAAGCAAATAGATTGGGAGCTTTCTTGAACGATAACAAAACTTTATTCAATTGCCATCAGGCAAAATATGTAGTGGAAGAACTtaaaaatcaaatgttCAAGAAAATTGATATCAAGGGACAGATATAA
- a CDS encoding uncharacterized protein (PKUD0E02550; similar to Saccharomyces cerevisiae YDR422C (SIP1); ancestral locus Anc_5.527), with the protein MGEKVEDILKGNMPRTKDRYNNVIHTCTSITSLGSLNGKDTRMHEVGVMPEMPDFTKRPKIMKPHSSNDYFSTEHHESIGSAFSPDDDTVQSNHYVYPHVRNTSVTFFSDGLNDEHTYNELPLDESLDDFEVEYSDEDMIGEEEEEEKGGECECGDCLTPSRNETPDPHYQSLGNDINRSQSPFLQKPRAEYTTEIPYFYDPSKLKYPYKSPLDYSDEEFEQMNHFDFLNDLKFSTPPILPVYLNSNLLNDSSSKNYKTFPYQYQESNVPYVNTIYRYRINDLNLMDKYSAMKSTRPALKRASSSNSSNSSNMGTRSTKSNGMTNRIKLLRENSNGSKNGVKLKHADKIDLIEKNLVPHHVMLNHLITCNLNKDGYITSSCITRYKGKFLTQIMYFSNELEKL; encoded by the coding sequence ATGGGCgaaaaagttgaagatattttaAAAGGAAACATGCCTCGAACCAAGGACAGATACAACAATGTTATTCATACGTGTACTTCTATAACGAGCTTGGGCTCATTAAATGGCAAAGATACTCGTATGCACGAAGTGGGGGTCATGCCTGAAATGCCTGATTTTACAAAGAGACCAAAGATTATGAAGCCACATTCATCCAATGACTATTTTTCTACTGAGCATCACGAGTCAATAGGATCAGCATTTTCGCCGGATGATGATACAGTCCAATCTAATCATTATGTATACCCACACGTTCGGAACACCTCAGTGACTTTTTTCTCGGATGGTCTCAATGACGAGCATACATACAACGAATTACCATTGGATGAATCCTTAGACGACTTTGAGGTGGAATATTCCGACGAAGATATGATAggagaggaagaagaggaagagaagGGCGGCGAGTGTGAATGCGGTGACTGTTTAACTCCCTCTAGGAATGAAACACCAGACCCGCATTATCAGAGTTTGGGTAATGATATTAATAGAAGCCAATCGCCGTTTTTACAGAAGCCCAGAGCAGAGTATACAACCGAAATACCATATTTCTATGATCCGTCGAAACTTAAGTATCCTTATAAATCCCCCCTAGATTATTCGGATGAGGAATTTGAGCAGATGAATCACTTTGACTTCTTGAATGACTTGAAATTTAGCACTCCGCCGATCCTCCCAGTATACTTAAATTCCAACTTACTCAATGACTCAAGTAgtaaaaattataaaacGTTTCCCtatcaatatcaagaaTCTAATGTTCCGTATGTTAATACGATATATCGATACCGAATAAATGACCTCAACTTAATGGACAAATACAGTGCAATGAAATCGACGCGTCCAGCGCTTAAAAGAGCTTCAAGCTCAAACTCCTCAAACTCGTCGAATATGGGAACTAGGTCTACCAAGAGCAACGGAATGACAAACCGAATAAAACTACTGAGGGAGAATAGCAATGGAAGCAAAAACGGGGTAAAACTAAAACATGCTGATAAAATAGACCTGATTGAAAAAAACCTAGTCCCTCATCATGTTATGTTGAATCACTTGATTACATGTAATTTGAATAAAGATGGTTATATTACAAGTTCTTGCATTACAAGGTACAAAGGTAAGTTCTTGACTCAGATTATGTATTTCTCCAATGAGTTGGAGAAACTATAa
- a CDS encoding uncharacterized protein (PKUD0E02510; similar to Saccharomyces cerevisiae YLR195C (NMT1); ancestral locus Anc_7.357): MMQGGGDKKAKKTIEDLFKQLAVEEETSPAAPPKSMDEYKFWKTQPVPRFDETDEEITEGPIDATKTVNDVRKEPYPLHASFEWVTLDLESKTDLDQLHELLYDHYVEDHDAVFRFAYSKSFFNWALKPPGWVKEWNVGVRVKETGRLVAFISGVPCDLTVRKNTVKSVEINFLCVHKQLRSKRLAPLLIKEVTRRVNLHNIWQALYTSGTVLPKPVTTCRYGHRPLNWAKLFEVGFSSLPTGETKASMVAKLSLGSETKSKGWRKMEEGDIDSVFELYESYRERFDISQIMDKDDIKHWIYGGAQQDGKVVHAYVVEDAGSGKITDFISFYVLPFTVLQNPLHKEIGIAYLYYYASGEGIGKDKKDPVSQTLLKKKLKSLVTDAMIEAKKINIDVFNALSSQDNNLFLEDLKFGAGDGFLNYYLFNYKVKPIFGGLDKDYDFAKDTSGVGVVLL, translated from the coding sequence ATGATGCAAGGAGGCGGTGATAAAAAGGCCAAGAAGACCATTGAAGATTTATTTAAGCAGCTAGCTgttgaagaggaaacaTCCCCGGCTGCACCTCCAAAATCAATGGATGAATAcaagttttggaaaactcAGCCAGTTCCAAGATTCGATGaaactgatgaagaaatcaccGAAGGTCCTATTGATGCAACAAAGACAGTCAACGATGTCAGGAAAGAACCATATCCTCTACATGCTTCATTTGAGTGGGTCACGCTGGACCTTGAGTCTAAGACGGATTTAGACCAATTACACGAATTGCTTTATGATCATTATGTCGAAGATCATGATGCTGTATTCAGGTTTGCATACTCTAAgtcttttttcaattgggCGTTAAAACCACCAGGATGGGTAAAGGAATGGAATGTTGGCGTCCGTGTCAAAGAAACAGGGAGACTAGTTGCTTTTATCAGCGGTGTACCATGTGATTTAACTGTTAGAAAAAATACTGTAAAATCtgttgaaatcaacttcttgtGTGTTCATAAGCAGTTAAGATCTAAGAGACTGGCGCCATTGCTGATCAAGGAAGTCACTAGAAGGGTCAACTTACATAACATTTGGCAGGCTTTGTATACATCCGGTACGGTTTTACCAAAGCCTGTGACTACATGTAGGTACGGCCACAGACCATTGAATTGGGCCAAACTTTTTGAAGTGGGCTTTAGTTCCCTACCAACTGGTGAAACTAAGGCTAGTATGGTTGCTAAACTAAGTCTCGGAAGTGAAACTAAATCTAAGGGATGGAGGAAAATGGAGGAGGGGGATATTGACAGTGTCTTCGAATTGTATGAATCATATAGAGAAAGGTTTGACATTTCACAAATCATGGACAAAGATGATATCAAGCATTGGATATATGGCGGTGCTCAGCAAGACGGCAAAGTGGTTCACGCATATGTTGTTGAGGATGCTGGTTCTGGCAAAATTACCgattttatttctttttacGTTTTACCCTTCACGGTTTTACAAAATCCTCTTCACAAAGAAATCGGTATTGCATATCTCTACTATTATGCAAGTGGAGAAGGAATTGGCAAAGACAAAAAAGATCCTGTATCACAGACGCTactaaagaaaaagctGAAGTCTCTTGTCACCGACGCAATGATCGAAGCAAAAAAGATTAATATTGACGTCTTCAATGCGCTGTCCTCTCAAGATAATAATCTTTTCTTAGAAGATCTTAAATTTGGGGCTGGGGATGGCTTCTTAAACTACtatcttttcaattataAGGTTAAGCCAATTTTTGGTGGTCTAGATAAGGATTACGATTTTGCAAAAGACACCAGCGGTGTTGGTGTAGTTCTACTATAA
- a CDS encoding uncharacterized protein (PKUD0E02500; Pfam Domains: DUF221(6.4e-111)), with protein MLEQMGLTQGVLEFTKNFSSSLSGNNNEQSDGNVFVASMMSLFNGTILDSDTGGYNGDGGDGGNQPPIFDPRRQTQTLFKVQLYVCTTLGLFLFLTFCLLRYKFPLFFSIRSYRNKKIKKLPNNMFSWIKILISINNEQLLEVIGLESYVFLCFFRMSIKILMSLSILGLCILSPIRYWMLGTFDRDDTSLGFISNYLARGNDPDDENAEPVAYLVICTIFTYIFTGIIFWFLFKETNHIIKVRQRFLGSQRSLTDRTIFIKNIPKEMCNEEDLKSHIEELKVGKIDQIRFVYDYSPLIELYNVRDGLIRQLEIKYSQLCGLDIQMFDSVNVQNVHLKVVKSENPPSKDKIVYNPYMKESCINDDDNSDAEYYILNIDDEKYEKKKRSCVKVEKSDKEIIDESLRRLIKINDDINECRASNQFKRLPLAFVTMDSVTDAQMAAQAVFSPKVFELITELAPAPMDINWGNLLMSNRTLFFRKNIIEFIIILFSILLIIPIRYITSLLNINAIRKMWKEFGDYLLKHEFMRTIVTGLLPTYLFTIINVILPYVISSLSSLQGLRSKGDVELSVIKKNFLYIFFNLFLVFTLFGTLSSYKALLTDTTKIAPLLATSIKSLSLFYIDLIILQGLTMFPFKLLQIGDLSMIFWNFIVNNSKKTPRMFRDLIYNPPIFDLGLILPQHLVIFIITILYSSISTKILVSGMVYFILGFYTYKYQLVYSLVHPYHSTGKAWPIIFKRVCLGVFFLHLQMFGSVALEQSFILAGFMLPLFPVTIIALMVFNKDYQPLLDYIALDAIKTKGRSVDQEPEDDGLDTLLLNTGISGSAVTQNKFIQRKTSAVSLFLDGDDNCDAVVVNKSSGSDTSNVECECLTDADNAVDDEIHTSGVNNNYHDANLSASPSSSTVSPPNFTPLTSNLASLNNNIPLRRKCSTIEEEREATQCYIHPCLLDENYGLMVGFCNDDIDYLNFRITSSSEGFALESQMDGQQVDLRVSSECHEDEDLEVARGIVSGYVTRKNVSEEVW; from the coding sequence AGTGACGGGAACGTGTTCGTGGCCAGTATGATGTCATTGTTCAACGGAACAATCCTAGATTCCGACACAGGCGGCTACAATGGAGATGGCGGCGATGGTGGGAACCAACCACCAATTTTTGATCCAAGGCGTCAAACACAGACCCTCTTTAAAGTCCAGCTCTATGTCTGTACCACGCTTGGCctgtttttatttctgaCGTTTTGCCTGTTGAGATACAAGTTCCCCCTATTCTTCAGTATCCGAAGTtacagaaacaaaaagataaaaaaactACCGAATAATATGTTCAGTTGGAtcaagattttgatatcaatCAATAATGAGCAACTACTCGAGGTCATTGGACTTGAATCTtatgttttcctttgcttTTTCAGAATGAGTATAAAGATACTAATGTCATTAAGTATATTGGGCCTTTGTATCCTCAGCCCAATAAGATACTGGATGCTTGGCACCTTTGATCGTGATGATACGTCCTTAGGTTTTATTTCAAACTACCTCGCCAGGGGGAACGATccagatgatgaaaatgccGAACCTGTTGCTTATCTTGTGATTTGTACCATATTCACGTACATATTCACAGGGATAATCTTTTGGTTTCTATTTAAGGAGACAAATCACATCATCAAAGTGAGGCAACGCTTCTTAGGGTCTCAGAGGTCTTTGACCGATAGAAcaatttttatcaaaaatatcccCAAGGAAATGTGTAACGAGGAAGACCTCAAATCTCATATCGAAGAGTTGAAAGTTGGAAAGATCGACCAGATCAGGTTTGTGTACGATTACTCTCCCTTGATTGAACTGTACAACGTTCGTGATGGATTGATCAGACAACTAGAGATCAAATATTCTCAACTTTGTGGTTTGGATattcaaatgtttgattCAGTAAACGTTCAAAACGTTCATTTGAAGGTCGTCAAATCTGAAAATCCACCAAGTAAGGACAAGATTGTATACAATCCTTACATGAAGGAAAGTTGCATAAATGACGACGACAACAGTGATGCAGAATACTATATCTTAAATATAGATGATGAGAAgtatgaaaagaaaaagcgTTCATGCGTTaaggttgaaaaatcagATAAGGAAATAATCGATGAATCATTGCGAAGATTAATCAAAAttaatgatgatattaaTGAATGCCGGGCAAGCAATCAGTTCAAAAGGTTGCCCCTAGCCTTTGTTACAATGGATTCAGTTACTGATGCACAAATGGCTGCACAAGCAgtattttctccaaaagtttttgaacTAATCACAGAACTAGCGCCCGCTCCAATGGATATCAATTGGGGGAACTTACTAATGAGTAATAGAACATTgttttttagaaaaaatataattgaATTCATAATTATATTATTTAGCATATTGTTGATTATTCCAATCAGGTACATTACATCCTTGTTGAATATCAATGCAATTAGGAAGATGTGGAAAGAATTTGGAGATTACCTATTGAAGCATGAATTTATGCGCACTATTGTCACTGGTTTGCTACCAACATACCTATTCACCATAATTAATGTTATTTTACCATATGTCATTTCTTCGCTATCAAGTTTACAGGGATTGAGGTCTAAAGGCGATGTTGAGCTTTCAGtcatcaagaaaaacttcctgtatatctttttcaacctttttTTAGTGTTTACTTTATTCGGTACATTGTCAAGCTACAAAGCGTTATTAACCGATACGACAAAGATTGCACCTTTGCTAGCAACATCTATTAAATCCCTTTCTTTATTTTAcattgatttgatcattCTTCAAGGACTAACTATGTTCCCATTCAAGCTTTTACAAATCGGTGATCTGAGTATGATATTCTGGAATTTCATAGTGAATAATAGCAAAAAGACCCCAAGGATGTTTAGAGACCTCATATACAACCCTCCGATATTTGACCTTGGACTGATACTACCTCAGCATCTCGTTATTTTCATAATTACCATTTTgtattcatcaatttcaacaaaaattcTGGTCTCTGGCATGgtgtattttattttggGTTTTTACACATACAAATATCAACTTGTTTACTCCTTGGTTCATCCATATCACAGTACCGGGAAAGCATGGCCaataatattcaaaaggGTTTGTTTGggtgtttttttcttacaTTTACAGATGTTTGGATCAGTCGCATTGGAACAATCCTTCATACTTGCAGGTTTTATGCTACCTCTTTTCCCAGTTACTATTATTGCATTGATGGTCTTTAACAAAGACTATCAACCTCTACTTGATTACATTGCTCTTGATGCcatcaaaaccaaaggTAGAAGCGTCGATCAAGAACCAGAAGATGATGGATTGGATACGTTACTATTAAACACGGGAATATCTGGCTCTGCGGTAACTCAGAATAAGTTTATTCAGAGGAAAACTAGTGCCGTgagtttatttttggacGGCGATGACAACTGTGACGCAGTTGTCGTTAATAAATCATCAGGGTCTGATACAAGCAATGTTGAGTGTGAATGTCTAACAGATGCCGATAACGCAGTCGACGATGAAATCCATACAAGTGGGGTGAACAATAATTATCACGATGCCAATTTGTCAGCATCACCATCCAGTTCTACAGTATCACCTCCAAATTTTACACCTCTAACTTCAAACTTGGCTTCCTTAAATAACAATATTCCGCTACGTCGTAAGTGCAGCACAATAGAAGAAGAACGAGAAGCCACCCAGTGTTATATTCATCCTTGTCTTTTGGATGAAAATTATGGACTTATGGTTGGCTTTTGCAACGATGATATTGATTATTTGAACTTTAGGATCACAAGTAGTAGTGAGGGGTTTGCTCTCGAAAGTCAGATGGACGGTCAACAAGTCGATTTAAGAGTATCCTCAGAATGCcatgaagatgaagatctGGAAGTGGCAAGAGGTATCGTAAGCGGGTATGTTACGAGGAAGAATGTCTCTGAGGAGGTTTGGTAG
- a CDS encoding uncharacterized protein (PKUD0E02530; Pfam Domains: Pkinase(2e-86)|Pkinase_Tyr(1.7e-11)) codes for MSDIFELDEEQLSNKLDERLNIGDESELSVSIIDDNTCEKTADRKIEHFKKYRSNSVISVGNLDNRVGDSYEVPFEDFYEAELEESRQNSSIPTNEQSRNNVSSEVPVVHSRRLVVTDFQPIKVLGKGSFGKVILVKHKTTGRLYAQKQLKKATMIVNTKNYERTLTERTILEKVSHPNIVKLYYALQDFDKVYLFLEYLEGGELFFHLSNERIMSEKIACFYVAEMILALRHLHINAGVIYRDLKPENCLLNRHGHLVLTDFGLSKVAMQANSMDGTAQYIAPEVIKGENYDSRCDWWSLGAVMFDLLTGQPPFTGNNNKRIMDKILTKKIAYPFYLSQISKDFLSKCLNKNVEKRINLDDEQVFNKVKNHQFFRYINWKHIEEQNDAQQPPPIIPVISNPEAAENFEDEFTSLDITPPNSPIPKFIYDNIEESRSNSTSSIIEIKKPDDKGDYQKSVYFTDFSFTRKSCL; via the coding sequence ATGAGtgacatttttgaattaGACGAAGAACAACTATCAAACAAACTTGATGAACGATTAAACATAGGTGATGAAAGTGAGCTTTCGGTTTCgattattgatgataataCTTGTGAAAAAACCGCAGACAGAAAAATCGAGCATTTTAAGAAATATAGATCGAACAGTGTTATATCTGTTGGTAATCTAGATAATAGGGTTGGTGATTCGTATGAGGTTCCCTTTGAGGATTTCTATGAAGCGGAACTTGAAGAAAGCAGACAAAACTCGTCGATTCCCACCAATGAGCAAAGTAGAAACAATGTTTCAAGTGAAGTCCCAGTTGTGCATTCTAGGAGACTAGTAGTTACTGATTTTCAACCAATCAAAGTTCTTGGTAAAGGATCCTTTGGAAAAGTGATTCTTGTTAAGCACAAAACTACTGGAAGACTCTATGCACAAaaacagttgaagaaaGCAACGATGATTGTCAATACCAAAAACTACGAACGCACGCTTACGGAGCGGACAATCCTAGAGAAAGTATCACATCCCAATATAGTAAAACTATATTATGCACTTCAGGATTTTGATAAGGTTTATCTATTTTTAGAATACCTTGAAGGTGGTGAGTTGTTTTTCCACCTATCCAACGAACGAATAATGAGTGAAAAGATTGCATGCTTCTATGTTGCCGAAATGATACTAGCTTTGAGGCACTTACATATAAATGCAGGTGTGATTTATAGGGATTTGAAACCAGAGAATTGTTTACTAAATAGGCACGGTCACTTGGTACTCACAGATTTTGGATTAAGTAAAGTTGCGATGCAGGCAAACTCGATGGATGGTACAGCGCAATATATCGCACCAGAAGTAATTAAAGGAGAGAACTACGATTCACGTTGTGATTGGTGGTCATTAGGTGCGGTGATGTTTGACCTGTTGACCGGTCAGCCTCCCTTTACAGGAAATAACAACAAGAGGATTATGGACAAAATCcttacaaaaaaaattgcatATCCTTTCTATCTTTCACAAATCTCTAAAGACTTTCTCTCTAAATGTTTGAATAAGAATGTGGAGAAAAGAATCAATCTCGATGATGAACAAGTTTTTAATAAAGTAAAGAACCaccaatttttcagataCATTAACTGGAAGcatattgaagaacaaaatgatGCACAGCAGCCACCGCCAATCATTCCAGTCATTAGTAACCCAGAAGCAGCAgaaaattttgaggatGAATTCACATCTTTAGATATCACGCCACCCAACTCGCCAATTCCTAAATTTATCTACGACAACATTGAGGAAAGTAGATCAAATAGTACTTCAtctattattgaaataaaaaaaccGGATGATAAGGGAGATTATCAAAAATCAGTTTATTTTACTGATTTCTCGTTTACTAGAAAAAGTTGCCTTTGA
- a CDS encoding uncharacterized protein (PKUD0E02520; similar to Saccharomyces cerevisiae YHL010C (ETP1); ancestral locus Anc_2.542) gives MLISEDDLSVASKYTIVFDVFSVSEIFESNTKAAELYARTLVHKGIIKPTTVHRESSWISQLYNSGDIFTKRNPCPVYKDIEFSQWTERILNFNYSILKHTLKFPDYRFSAIELTPIDFGDQAMSFSKSLTKERLNGEIIGAGVVRLYKDSDTHLNTTKIIKGDYTHIPGDETTVAILAIPFYFSVSDLLIGVLDEKDVKQISHLRLVKSSTPNKFMLLIKFRSKEYVKPFIRKYQGKKFNSFEPETCSVLQIKEILIRPKNEEELKNVKSSLPYLLEDPFTNVKSSSKPAGKSIQKYTELATCPVCLDRLDSDVSGLLTIPCQHTFHSDCLSKWSDDSCPVCRNALKPNKNKRLGTSLLNESTLVGFDSTEKCMDCGNTKSIWICLICGNVGCGRYEQKHAIKHWEETGHCFSMESNTQRVWDYAEDGYVHRLVQNEADGKIVELPLHDESKKSNEEKIDKIGFEYSKLLITQLESQREYYENQLSEFKSSLVYEKSQVNKLEKMMEELKVTVSESVNEMSILREEQRRKNEEKASLKEQNNNLLKLNKAMVQKLKMYETNTELLKKENEELHEQVSDLMFFLESREKLKDSSDDVKEGKLFMVPKNSK, from the coding sequence ATGCTTATTTCTGAAGACGACCTTTCAGTGGCATCTAAATACACTATAGTATTTGACGTCTTTTCTGTTTCAGAAATTTTTGAGTCAAATACAAAAGCCGCCGAATTATACGCCAGAACATTAGTTCATAAGGGAATTATCAAACCAACCACCGTTCATAGAGAAAGTAGTTGGATTTCCCAATTATACAACTCAGGAGACATATTTACCAAACGTAATCCTTGTCCAGTTTACAAAGACATCGAGTTTTCCCAGTGGACAGAGagaattttgaattttaaTTATTCTATACTAAAGCACACGCTCAAATTCCCAGATTATAGGTTTTCCGCAATTGAGCTTACAccaattgattttggaGATCAAGCAATGtcattttccaaatctttaaCAAAAGAGAGGTTAAACGGTGAAATCATAGGAGCAGGTGTTGTTAGGCTTTATAAGGATTCAGACACACATCTAAATACAACAAAGATAATTAAAGGAGATTACACACACATACCAGGGGATGAGACCACTGTTGCCATTCTTGCCATCcctttttattttagtGTAAGCGATCTTTTGATAGGTGTATTGGATGAGAAAGATGTCAAGCAAATTTCTCACTTGAGATTGGTCAAATCTTCCACACCCAATAAGTTCATGCTGCTTATCAAATTTCGATCTAAAGAATATGTTAAGCCATTCATACGAAAgtatcaaggaaaaaaatttaacTCCTTTGAGCCAGAGACCTGCTCTGTACTTCAAATTAAAGAAATACTGATAAGACCGAAAAATGAGGAGGAGttaaaaaatgtaaaatcTTCATTACCTTATCTTCTGGAAGATCCGTTCACGAATGTGAAGAGCAGCAGCAAACCAGCTGGAAAGTCTATCCAAAAATATACGGAACTGGCTACCTGTCCTGTTTGTTTAGATAGATTGGATAGCGATGTAAGCGGATTACTAACCATTCCTTGTCAACATACCTTCCATTCAGATTGCCTATCTAAATGGTCTGATGATTCTTGTCCGGTCTGCAGGAACGCAttaaaaccaaacaaaaataaaagattGGGTACAAGCCTTCTGAACGAGTCAACATTGGTAGGTTTTGATAGCACTGAGAAATGCATGGATTGTGGCAACACTAAAAGTATATGGATTTGTTTGATCTGTGGTAACGTTGGCTGTGGTAGGTATGAACAAAAACATGCAATTAAACACTGGGAGGAGACGGGGCATTGTTTTTCCATGGAGTCTAATACCCAAAGAGTCTGGGATTATGCAGAGGACGGGTATGTCCATAGACTAGTTCAAAATGAAGCTGATGGAAAAATAGTAGAACTACCCTTACATGACGAAAGCAAAAAGTCAAACGAAGAGAAAATAGACAAGATaggttttgaatattcCAAATTACTGATAACTCAACTTGAAAGCCAACGTGAATATTATGAGAATCAATTATCTGAATTCAAAAGCTCTTTGGTGTACGAAAAATCACAAGTAAAcaaattggagaagatgaTGGAGGAACTAAAAGTAACTGTCAGTGAATCGGTTAATGAGATGAGTATTCTACGAGAAGAACAAAGAcgaaaaaatgaagaaaaagctTCACTTAAGGAACAGAATAACAACCtattgaagttgaacaaaGCTATGGttcaaaaattgaaaatgtatgaaacaaacacagagcttttgaagaaggagaacGAAGAGCTCCACGAGCAGGTTTCTGATTTGatgttttttcttgaaagtCGAGAAAAACTTAAAGATTCCAGTGACGATGTTAAAGAAGGTAAACTTTTTATGGTTccaaaaaattcaaaatag